The Candidatus Nitrosymbiomonas proteolyticus genome has a segment encoding these proteins:
- a CDS encoding glucosamine-6-phosphate deaminase, whose product MLGQWMESEIREQPAVLSGNSAVYEAELVKALRGRQFDLIVLVARGSSDNAALYARYLFEVHLGIPTVLCAPSVLTRYGTRVRYPNALVVGISQSGAAADVAEVLRSSREAGHTALALTNHKESPVGSAAEFVLALNSGVEKSVAATKTYTCTLLALYQLARSLGAPLPPPEEGLPTDGWIEAAREAAERASGRVVRSNVCFSLGRGYGFSTALECALKLMECALVPCKAYSTADFQHGPRALAGPLSCAILFGESVEGLEQQGCDVIQAPAMPQTVPSELRPLSDIVFGQWLALLAARCRAYDPDRPEFINKVTSTY is encoded by the coding sequence ATGCTTGGGCAATGGATGGAATCGGAGATTCGGGAGCAGCCGGCGGTCCTCAGCGGCAACAGCGCCGTCTATGAAGCTGAACTCGTGAAAGCGCTGCGGGGGCGTCAATTCGATTTGATCGTGTTGGTCGCGAGGGGTTCGTCGGACAATGCGGCCCTCTACGCGCGCTATTTGTTCGAAGTTCACTTGGGCATCCCCACCGTACTTTGCGCTCCGAGCGTCCTCACGAGATACGGAACGCGAGTTCGCTATCCAAACGCTCTCGTGGTTGGGATATCGCAAAGCGGGGCCGCAGCGGACGTCGCCGAGGTGCTGCGTTCTTCGAGGGAGGCCGGCCACACGGCGCTCGCCCTGACGAACCACAAGGAATCTCCAGTCGGGAGCGCAGCCGAGTTCGTGCTCGCGTTGAATTCGGGGGTCGAAAAGTCGGTCGCCGCGACCAAAACCTATACGTGCACGCTGCTGGCGCTTTATCAACTGGCGCGCTCGTTAGGCGCGCCGCTACCCCCACCGGAGGAGGGACTACCTACGGACGGCTGGATCGAGGCTGCGAGAGAGGCCGCCGAACGGGCATCGGGCCGAGTCGTTCGGTCGAACGTGTGCTTTTCTCTGGGCAGGGGTTACGGATTCAGCACGGCGCTCGAATGCGCCCTCAAGCTGATGGAGTGCGCGCTCGTTCCGTGCAAGGCGTATTCCACAGCGGACTTTCAACATGGCCCGCGTGCGCTTGCCGGACCCCTCAGCTGCGCGATTCTGTTTGGCGAGAGCGTCGAAGGCCTCGAGCAGCAAGGCTGCGACGTGATTCAAGCCCCTGCGATGCCCCAAACGGTTCCGAGCGAATTGCGGCCGCTTTCCGACATCGTCTTCGGCCAGTGGTTGGCGTTGCTGGCTGCCCGGTGCAGGGCCTACGACCCGGACCGGCCGGAGTTCATCAACAAGGTGACCTCGACGTACTGA
- a CDS encoding signal transduction histidine kinase has translation MRGLVEIAEVVAVVVREKDFGKALGLIASAALQGTSSRNAMLALMNDEKGCLELRHGVGEEWDQAGFEKFVEVNVASAEGIVGFVAATGNSFVTGNVQAEPRYRKLFESTVSEIAIPVRDQDGRIRAVLNVESDRENDYDEGDKLYCEVLANLLELVLEREEQRLREQALVLVGSALDNAEGEEQLLDLVIRVAGEVLQFQACSIFIRDPSEEVFTLRASTGRLKEMRGRIHYKAGEGCTGWVCENAQPIRLDQPQDDPRWRGRFLEFPASEIAGFLAVPVVFRNHCTGVIRVIRKRSEHAFLDNRFTDSDQRILQAIGEQLATGLETIRSIEKLRTGERMAAWGELSAKSSHMIGNRVFALKGDVNELRHLVSTGQSDAEELGPIIESLDANVVRVEEILQDFRDFVTATQIRLEPTDINALVSETVSEVIPRRAGIKLQLNLSDEIPLIQSDAKRIRRALSELIENSIVWMNEGELRISTCMAEPSLVRQLKLRPNLQYVAIEVQDSGPGVESNIKNKIFQPFFSGRVKGMGLGLSIVKGIAEAHGGAVIEIGAEGEGAKFVVLLPSPDRPNEGK, from the coding sequence ATGCGGGGTCTCGTCGAGATCGCTGAAGTCGTTGCGGTCGTCGTCCGGGAAAAGGACTTCGGCAAGGCTTTGGGCCTCATCGCATCTGCGGCGCTTCAGGGAACGTCTTCTCGCAACGCGATGCTGGCCCTGATGAACGACGAGAAGGGGTGCTTGGAGCTCCGGCACGGCGTCGGCGAAGAGTGGGACCAAGCGGGCTTTGAGAAGTTTGTCGAGGTCAACGTGGCCTCGGCCGAGGGGATCGTTGGGTTCGTCGCCGCAACAGGCAATTCGTTCGTCACCGGAAACGTCCAAGCCGAGCCTCGTTATCGCAAGCTGTTTGAATCTACGGTGAGCGAGATCGCCATCCCCGTGCGAGATCAAGACGGGAGGATTCGGGCCGTCCTGAACGTCGAATCCGACCGCGAGAACGACTACGACGAGGGCGACAAGCTCTATTGCGAAGTTCTGGCGAACCTTCTGGAACTGGTTTTGGAGCGCGAGGAGCAGCGCCTTCGGGAGCAGGCACTCGTTCTGGTCGGGAGCGCCCTCGACAACGCGGAAGGCGAAGAGCAGCTTCTCGATCTTGTGATTCGCGTAGCGGGCGAAGTGCTCCAGTTTCAGGCGTGTTCGATCTTCATTCGCGACCCTTCTGAAGAGGTTTTCACGCTCCGCGCCTCAACGGGCAGACTGAAGGAGATGCGGGGACGAATTCACTACAAGGCCGGTGAGGGTTGCACAGGGTGGGTTTGCGAGAACGCTCAGCCCATCCGGCTCGATCAGCCCCAAGACGATCCCCGATGGAGGGGTCGGTTCCTCGAGTTTCCAGCGAGCGAAATTGCAGGGTTCTTGGCAGTACCCGTCGTCTTTCGGAACCACTGCACGGGGGTGATTCGCGTCATCCGCAAGAGATCGGAGCATGCGTTCCTCGACAACCGATTCACCGACTCGGATCAACGCATCCTCCAAGCGATCGGCGAGCAACTCGCCACCGGCCTCGAGACGATCCGAAGCATCGAGAAGCTCCGCACGGGCGAGCGAATGGCGGCATGGGGAGAGTTGAGCGCGAAGAGCTCCCACATGATCGGCAACAGGGTATTCGCCCTCAAGGGAGATGTGAACGAGTTGCGGCACCTGGTTTCGACCGGGCAATCCGACGCCGAGGAACTGGGTCCGATCATCGAAAGCCTCGACGCCAACGTCGTGAGGGTCGAGGAGATTCTTCAAGACTTCCGAGACTTTGTGACGGCGACTCAGATCAGGCTCGAACCCACCGACATCAACGCGCTTGTGAGCGAGACCGTTTCGGAAGTGATCCCGCGCCGCGCAGGGATCAAGCTGCAACTGAACCTTTCGGATGAGATTCCGCTGATCCAGTCGGATGCGAAGCGGATTCGGCGAGCGCTCTCCGAACTGATCGAGAACTCGATCGTTTGGATGAACGAGGGTGAACTCAGGATCAGCACCTGCATGGCTGAGCCTTCGCTGGTCCGCCAACTCAAGCTCCGGCCGAATCTCCAGTACGTCGCGATTGAAGTTCAAGACTCCGGTCCCGGCGTAGAATCGAACATCAAGAACAAGATATTTCAGCCGTTCTTCAGCGGTAGAGTCAAAGGAATGGGCCTCGGACTCTCGATCGTGAAAGGGATCGCGGAGGCTCACGGAGGAGCGGTCATCGAGATCGGCGCGGAAGGAGAGGGGGCGAAGTTCGTCGTGCTCTTGCCGAGCCCAGATCGTCCAAACGAGGGAAAGTGA
- a CDS encoding thioredoxin family protein: MEKRAFTLSIGEEAPDFRLPATDGREYALADFEDADVLVVMFTCNHCPYVIGSDEDTRQIALDYAPKGVRFVAISSNSPRTYEADSFDNMAKRMEEHGFPWPYLFDATQQVALAYGALRTPHFFVFDGDRKLVYTGRAIDYPRDYRHATTRELRDALDDLFAGREVKVSVTNPIGCNVKWEGKEAHWMPPEACDLVPVPR; the protein is encoded by the coding sequence ATGGAGAAACGCGCATTCACTTTGTCGATCGGGGAAGAAGCGCCCGACTTCCGACTCCCCGCGACCGACGGCAGGGAGTATGCCTTAGCCGACTTTGAGGACGCCGACGTGTTGGTTGTGATGTTCACTTGCAACCATTGCCCTTACGTGATCGGGAGCGATGAGGACACGAGGCAAATCGCCCTCGACTATGCGCCCAAGGGCGTCCGATTCGTCGCGATCAGCTCCAACTCGCCGCGAACCTATGAGGCCGACAGCTTCGACAACATGGCAAAGCGGATGGAGGAGCACGGGTTCCCATGGCCGTACCTCTTCGATGCCACCCAGCAAGTCGCGCTGGCGTATGGCGCCCTGCGAACCCCGCATTTCTTCGTGTTCGACGGAGATCGAAAGCTCGTCTATACCGGCAGGGCGATCGACTATCCTCGGGATTATCGCCATGCCACCACCCGCGAGTTGCGCGACGCGTTGGACGACCTCTTTGCGGGACGAGAAGTGAAGGTTTCCGTGACGAACCCGATCGGCTGCAACGTGAAATGGGAAGGCAAAGAGGCGCATTGGATGCCGCCGGAGGCCTGCGATCTGGTACCTGTTCCTCGGTAG
- a CDS encoding RNA polymerase factor sigma-24 — MVSAIVNSAKVESFDEDRVLIDRFLSGEAEAFERLYTRYYDKVFSVARGVLMDADEAADAVQEIFTLVYKNLGRFDNRARFSTWLFRIAVNRSIQQARANRHRSRQSPLNDAITQEADPVEVDSDPKVEAALAELSASDRAILSLFYWEELSLNEIAESMGCSPNAAKTRLYRARERFREKYDALEDRP; from the coding sequence GTGGTGTCTGCGATCGTAAACAGCGCAAAGGTGGAGTCCTTTGACGAGGATCGAGTCCTGATCGACCGGTTTCTTTCTGGCGAGGCCGAGGCTTTCGAACGTCTTTACACCCGCTATTACGACAAGGTTTTCTCGGTGGCGCGGGGTGTTCTAATGGACGCCGATGAGGCCGCCGATGCCGTGCAAGAGATATTTACCCTCGTTTACAAAAATCTCGGCAGGTTCGACAACCGGGCGCGCTTCAGCACATGGCTCTTCCGAATCGCAGTCAACCGCAGCATCCAGCAAGCCCGCGCCAACAGGCATCGAAGCCGGCAATCGCCGCTCAACGATGCGATTACGCAAGAAGCCGACCCCGTCGAAGTCGACTCGGACCCGAAGGTCGAAGCGGCGCTGGCTGAGCTTTCGGCTTCCGACCGCGCGATCCTTTCGCTGTTCTATTGGGAAGAACTCTCCCTCAACGAGATCGCCGAGAGCATGGGGTGCAGTCCGAACGCGGCCAAGACCCGGCTTTATCGGGCGAGAGAGAGGTTCAGAGAGAAGTACGACGCCCTGGAGGATCGGCCATGA
- a CDS encoding tRNA (adenosine(37)-N6)-threonylcarbamoyltransferase complex dimerization subunit type 1 TsaB — translation MTLALSTSSPRVSVCLFESGGRVLGSRESLAQQGASGTTVELVDEVLRQAGVPLKEVRGFVADVGPGSFTGTRVAVMLAKVWAHANGGEAAGVSSFDLIEGEIVAVPTGRSRWLVRGKDELVFESREWRADWATYGSEGQPNSFPSAECAARLSGKLRFLKPEVLTPAYGMEPSISRPKKPYGTAGGAP, via the coding sequence TTGACCCTGGCGCTCTCGACCTCCAGCCCCAGAGTCAGCGTTTGCCTCTTTGAGTCCGGTGGCCGCGTGTTGGGTTCGAGGGAGTCGCTTGCCCAGCAAGGCGCGAGCGGAACGACGGTGGAACTGGTCGATGAGGTCCTGCGGCAAGCGGGCGTTCCGCTGAAGGAAGTCCGCGGGTTCGTCGCCGACGTGGGACCCGGCAGCTTTACCGGCACTCGCGTGGCCGTGATGCTTGCCAAGGTCTGGGCCCATGCCAACGGGGGCGAAGCTGCCGGCGTTTCGAGTTTCGACCTCATCGAAGGCGAGATCGTGGCCGTCCCCACGGGCAGGTCGCGATGGTTGGTTCGGGGCAAGGATGAATTAGTTTTCGAATCGCGCGAATGGAGAGCCGACTGGGCGACCTACGGTTCCGAAGGACAACCAAACTCCTTTCCTTCGGCGGAATGCGCCGCTCGACTCAGCGGAAAACTTCGATTTCTCAAGCCTGAGGTTCTCACCCCGGCCTACGGGATGGAACCCAGCATCTCTCGACCGAAGAAACCGTATGGAACGGCGGGAGGCGCCCCATGA
- a CDS encoding glycosyl transferase family 2: MRSNFRTKWMPVGEPMTDPVASILIPTRNRAQLLPATLQSAQRQRLDSLEIVVIDDASDDDTESVAQRAQALDQRVRYVRLENREGACHARNLGLKLTGAPYVQFLDSDDILHPEKLSFQASLLDNNPAADLAVCQVGLFLKSPGDTDRLWNTFQRPDVLGRWLRHDNPWVTVAPLWRRSALVRLGGFEESLETSQDFEHASRSMALGAEALLHPHLLAYYRLPSGPTIGTETRSLRNGAHLYVFRRVFEILSGRGELNSERARDLADSLLWVASNAVAMAEATVAREALDFACRLRPDLPADLHSLIADLDRLQPKEAIARLESHFDRSVREGWWGKARIGTEPLEPVPRSAFRRRSQ; the protein is encoded by the coding sequence ATGAGGAGCAACTTCCGAACAAAATGGATGCCTGTAGGCGAGCCCATGACCGATCCCGTAGCGAGCATTCTCATTCCCACGAGGAACCGCGCCCAACTCCTGCCGGCGACCCTTCAGAGCGCCCAGCGACAACGGCTCGACTCCTTGGAGATCGTGGTCATCGACGACGCATCGGACGACGACACCGAGTCGGTGGCGCAACGGGCGCAGGCTCTCGATCAGAGGGTTCGGTATGTGCGGCTTGAGAACCGCGAAGGAGCCTGCCACGCCCGAAACCTCGGACTCAAGCTGACGGGGGCGCCTTATGTCCAGTTCCTCGACTCCGACGATATCCTTCACCCCGAGAAGCTGAGCTTTCAGGCCTCTCTGCTGGACAACAACCCGGCGGCTGACCTCGCGGTATGCCAGGTTGGGTTGTTCCTCAAGTCCCCCGGCGACACTGACCGGCTCTGGAACACGTTTCAACGACCTGACGTGCTCGGAAGGTGGCTCAGACACGACAACCCTTGGGTAACGGTCGCTCCGCTTTGGAGACGATCTGCGCTGGTTCGGCTCGGCGGGTTCGAGGAAAGCCTTGAGACCTCGCAGGACTTCGAGCACGCTTCGAGGTCAATGGCGCTAGGGGCAGAGGCGCTTCTGCATCCTCACCTGCTGGCGTACTACCGGCTCCCTTCCGGGCCCACCATCGGCACGGAAACGCGAAGTCTCCGCAACGGAGCGCATCTCTACGTGTTTCGTAGGGTGTTCGAGATTCTGAGCGGCCGAGGCGAATTGAACTCCGAGCGTGCGCGCGACCTTGCGGACAGCTTGCTGTGGGTCGCTTCGAATGCCGTCGCGATGGCGGAGGCGACTGTCGCGAGAGAAGCGCTCGATTTCGCCTGTCGGTTGCGCCCGGACCTTCCAGCCGATCTCCACTCGTTGATCGCCGACCTCGACCGGCTTCAACCAAAGGAAGCAATTGCCCGCCTTGAAAGTCATTTCGACCGGTCGGTTCGGGAGGGCTGGTGGGGAAAGGCGCGAATCGGGACCGAACCGCTCGAACCCGTGCCGCGCTCGGCGTTCAGGCGAAGGTCGCAGTAG